The nucleotide sequence AGGACCCGGATGTAGGCCCGCTCCGCGGCGCGCGTCGTCGGTCCGGGGCGGTCGCCACCCGGTCGCGACGACGTGCTGGCGGGGGTCAACAGCGTCGCCGAGGTCACCGGCCCTCCCCACTTCGCTCAGGACGACCCCGCGCCGCGGTCCCGGTGGGGATCACGCGGTTCGGAGCACCCGGTCATCTTGCCTCGACAATTATGGTTACCGATTGCTTCGGACACATTGCCGTCAGTTCTCTTCCGGCCGCTTGAGCCGGGAAGCGTTCCGCCGTACCGGATTTCGCCGGTACGGCGGAACGCGTCGCTGAGTGCCGGATCAGCGCGGCGCCGGCGGCCGCAGCGCGATCGCCTGCAGGAAGATCTCGCCGATCTTGCTCGGGTCGGTGGTGACGAAGGCGCCGCCGCCGGTCACCTTGGTGATCGACGTGAGCTCGGCGAGGCTGACCTCGGTGCCGATGCCGATGATGATCACCTGGACCGGCTGCTCCTCGTCGCGCAGCGAGGTGAGCTGGCTCAGCAGCGCCTTCTGGCTGATGCCGTTGGCGTCGTCGTTCTTGCCGTCGGTGAACAGCACGATCGAGTTGACCTTGCCCGGCTCCCAGTCCTGCTGGACCTTCTTGTACGCCGCCAGCATGGTGTCGTAGAGACCGGTGTCGCCGTCCGACGGCCGGACCGAGGCCAGACTCTGCTGGAGGGGGCCGCGGTTGCTCGACAGCGGCTTGATCCCGAGCAGCTCGCGGTAGTCCTGACTGCCGTTCAGGTTGGTGGAGAAGGTCCACAGGCCGATCGACCAGGAGTCGTCGAAGAGCCCGAGGCCCTGGCTCGCGGCGGCGACGGTGACCTGCTCCCGGCTGGCGCCGTTGGCGGTCGCCACCGGCTTCTTCATCGAGCCGGAGACGTCGATGATGCAGAGCATGCGGCCGGACTGGGTGGCCACCGCCCAGGTGGTGGTCGCCTTCTGGATGGCGACCGGGTCCAGGTCGGCCGCGCCGCCCTGGCCGGACGCCGGGACGGGGGTCGCGCCGCCGTTCGCCGGGCTCGGCGCACCCTGGGGCGCCTTGAACCCGTCACCCCAGTTGCCGTCCGGCGCACGCAGCGACTGCTGCGCGAGCCGGTTCTTGAAGCTCCCGGTCCGCAGCACGTCGAAGAGCACCCGGGCGGCGGAGGCCTTGGTCGGCTCGATGCCGGGCAGCACCGCGAACGGGTAGTCCAGCGCGATCGGGTCCGGCTTGAGGTAGAGCGCGGCCAGCGGGATCGGCGGCTTGGTGCTGTTGTAGGCGATGACGTCTTCCTCGGACAGCGCCGCCGCGCCGAGCCCGTTGGCGATGGCCGTCGGGTCGGACGAGCGCGGGAAGCGCGCGAGGAGGTCCTGCCGCAGCGAGGACCGGTTGGTGGCCAGCGCCCGCAGCGCACCCACCATCGCCTCCTGCGCCTTCGGCGACCCCGCGGCGCCGGTGGCGCTGGCCGCGGCGGTCAACGAGAGCAGCCCGGACAGACCGGCGGCGTCCTGGGTCGGCTCGACGATCCCGGCGCGCAGCGGCTTGCCGCTGGTGACCTGGCCCAGCAGGTCGGTCCAGCGCAGCTCCTTGTCCGGCCAGCCGATCCGTGAGGCCACGGGCTCGGGCAGCGCGACCACGACCGGGCTGCGGGCGATCGAGGCGCCGTTGGCCGGTGCGAACGCGGTGGCACCGCCGCTCTTCAGCCGCAGCAGCCAGGTCGAGGAGTCCGGCACCCAGACGTCCGGCGTGACCGCGGTGCCGCTGGCCTGACCGACCCCCGCCAGGGTGGCGCCGTGCTTGCTCGCCACCGCGGCGGCCACGTCGACCGACTCGGCCGAGGACACGTTCACGGCGATGCAGGTCTCGCCCACCGCCGCACCGTCGGAGACCCACTGGTCGGCCGCCCCGCGCACGGCGGGGGCGATCTCCGGGGCCGCCGCGACGGACAGCTCGATCCGCCCCGAGCAGTTGGGGCCCGCCAGCTGCTGGTAGCCGAACCAGGAGCCGGCGACGACGACGACGAGCGCGGTGGCCGTAGCGGCTGCACCTGCCCCACGGAGGTTAGAACGCATGCGATGGCGGCCAGACACGGTGACCATCTTGCGTATCTCGTGGGGTTAGTGCCACAACCGTTCGGACGAAAGTTACGCAGCAGAAACAGTTGATCGCCAAATCATTACGTTGAGTGAGCGATCAGTCATCACCGGTGATCCCAGTCCACTGCGGACACTGTCGCGGTCACCACCTGGTCACGGACGGACACAGGTGGGACTGGCCATCGGCACCGGCTCCCCCACCGGCTCGGGCACCCCGGTGCCCGGATCCACCCGGAGGATCCTGATCATGTCGGCCCGCTCGTCCGCCACGTAGAGGTGCTCACCGGTCAGGGCGAAGTGCCGCGGCCACCCGCCCCCGGTGTCCACCTCGGCCACCAGCTCGGGCGCCTCCCCCGCCAGCGCGAACACCGCGACGGTGCCCACCCCCCGGTTGCCCACGTAGAGGAAGCGCCCGTCCGGCCCCACGGCG is from Micromonospora terminaliae and encodes:
- a CDS encoding VWA domain-containing protein is translated as MRSNLRGAGAAATATALVVVVAGSWFGYQQLAGPNCSGRIELSVAAAPEIAPAVRGAADQWVSDGAAVGETCIAVNVSSAESVDVAAAVASKHGATLAGVGQASGTAVTPDVWVPDSSTWLLRLKSGGATAFAPANGASIARSPVVVALPEPVASRIGWPDKELRWTDLLGQVTSGKPLRAGIVEPTQDAAGLSGLLSLTAAASATGAAGSPKAQEAMVGALRALATNRSSLRQDLLARFPRSSDPTAIANGLGAAALSEEDVIAYNSTKPPIPLAALYLKPDPIALDYPFAVLPGIEPTKASAARVLFDVLRTGSFKNRLAQQSLRAPDGNWGDGFKAPQGAPSPANGGATPVPASGQGGAADLDPVAIQKATTTWAVATQSGRMLCIIDVSGSMKKPVATANGASREQVTVAAASQGLGLFDDSWSIGLWTFSTNLNGSQDYRELLGIKPLSSNRGPLQQSLASVRPSDGDTGLYDTMLAAYKKVQQDWEPGKVNSIVLFTDGKNDDANGISQKALLSQLTSLRDEEQPVQVIIIGIGTEVSLAELTSITKVTGGGAFVTTDPSKIGEIFLQAIALRPPAPR